A section of the Phaseolus vulgaris cultivar G19833 chromosome 8, P. vulgaris v2.0, whole genome shotgun sequence genome encodes:
- the LOC137826485 gene encoding squamosa promoter-binding-like protein 8, with protein MLDYEWNTSMILLAGNEAAGGEPDQTRRQIFDHNFAMLTDPILHGSTPTATTAFSHHHPFNPQQQHHQQAFFDPRAFQSASTTSFSPPPSLLSLNPIPPLAPSHCGLGPGSGLGFLLMSKSEDVTSPMNFDVSGHGLGPGLGLNLGGRTYFAASNEDTLDRFYRSKTVESVSTVSSNLPRCQAEGCNTDLSEAKHYHRRHKVCEFHSKAATVIAAGLTQRFCQQCSRFHLLSEFDNGKRSCRKRLADHNRRRRKTQQPTQDIHKSQPSSDNVTWSSSESGAQSSSSLKVAVSPPDYFQQRPNQNRDTSSTSSGSLFFSCGTNLHG; from the exons ATGTTGGATTACGAATGGAACACATCAATGATACTACTCGCCGGAAATGAAGCCGCTGGCGGCGAACCCGACCAAACGCGCCGGCAAATCTTCGACCACAACTTCGCCATGTTAACTGACCCCATTCTACATGGCTCAACACCAACAGCCACCACTGCTTTCTCACATCACCACCCCTTCAACCCACAACAACAGCACCACCAGCAAGCCTTCTTCGACCCACGTGCCTTCCAAAGCGCGTCCACCACTTCcttctcgccaccaccttcgTTGCTCTCACTTAACCCAATCCCACCTTTAGCCCCCTCCCACTGTGGGCTTGGACCTGGCTCCGGGCTTGGATTTCTGCTCATGTCCAAGTCTGAGGATGTCACTTCGCCCATGAACTTCGACGTCTCTGGTCATGGTCTCGGGCCTGGGCTTGGACTCAACCTCGGAGGCCGCACTTATTTTGCGGCTTCCAACGAAGACACCCTGGACAGATTCTACCGTTCCAAGACCGTGGAATCGGTTTCCACGGTGTCGTCAAATTTGCCACGCTGTCAGGCAGAAGGATGTAATACGGACCTCTCCGAAGCCAAGCACTACCACCGCCGCCACAAAGTTTGTGAGTTCCACTCCAAGGCTGCCACCGTCATTGCCGCCGGGTTGACTCAGCGATTCTGCCAGCAGTGCAGCAG ATTCCATCTTCTTTCAGAATTTGACAATGGGAAACGGAGCTGCAGGAAGAGACTGGCAGATCACAATCGTCGCAGAAGAAAAACTCAGCAGCCAACTCAAGACATTCACAAATCTCAGCCTTCTTCGGACAATGTTACAT GGTCCTCGTCTGAATCTGGAGCTCAATCTTCCTCATCGCTGAAGGTGGCAGTGTCTCCCCCAGATTATTTCCAGCAAAGACCCAATCAAAATAGAGACACTTCTTCAACATCATCTGGGTCATTGTTTTTCTCATGTGGGACCAATTTGCATGGCTAA